Genomic DNA from Sphingomonas hankookensis:
TGCGTCATCTGCGCGATCGACGACCGCTTATACTGGTTCTGGTCGAGCAGCAGCCAGAGATAGGGCAGCGCATCGGGTGAGTTGTTGCGGTAGCGGATCGTTTCCGTGCCGGTCACGACCTTCGTCGCTTCGTTGAGCGACACCTTGACGTCGTAATCGACCTTTTGCTGCCAGTAGCGATAGCCCGGCGCGCCCGATGCGTTGCGGTAATCGGTCGGGGTCGGCCAGTCCTCTCCCTCCAGCTGGCGGAACTTGTCCTGCCAGTCGCCCTTGGTCTGGCGGATCGGGTCGGCAAGGGCGGGAGTGGTGCTGAGCAGCAGCGCGATCAGCGCGAGGCGGGGGGCAGCGGACAAGCGGGCGGGCCTTTCGAACGTAACACTGTATCGTTACGCCGGATACCAGACACGTCAACCATCCGCTGTCGCGGCACGGGCGACGAAATCGCCTCCCATGCGTTTGCGGCGGCGTTGAAATCAAGGAAACTGCCATGACCCGACCCGCCGGAACCGAAGGCTTCACGCTGAACCAGACGATGCTGCGCGTTCGCGACCCCAGCGCCAGCCTGGCTTTCTATCAGGATGTGCTGGGCATGACGTTGTTGCAGAAGCTGGATTTCGAGGAGGCGGCGTTCTCGCTCTATTTTCTCGGCTTCCTGCGCGACGGGGAGAGCGTGCCGAGCGACCCGAAGGAGCGGGCGCGGTTCGTGTTCACCCGCGAGACGACGCTGGAATTGACGCATAACTGGGGGACCGAGGACGATCCCGATTTCGCCGGCTATCACAGCGGTAACGACGATCCGCGCGGCTTCGGCCATATCGGGATCAGCGTACCCGACGTCGCCGCGGCGTGTGCGCGGTTCGAGGAGCTGGGTGTGACGTTCCGCAAGCGGCCGGACGAGGGGCGGATGAAGGACATCGCCTTCATCACCGATCCGGACGGTTACTGGATCGAAATCCTGTCGCCGAATGGCATGACACAGGCGGTGGTCGACGCGGGAGACGACGCATGAAGGCGGTCGCATTGCGCGCGCCCGGCGGGCTGGACCGGCTGGAGGTTGTCGATCGCGCCGATCCGGGGCAGCCGGGGGCGGGCGAAATCCGCGTGGCGTTGCGGGGCAGTTCGCTCAACTTCCACGACTATATTGTGGTGAGCGGGAAGTCGCCCGCCGAGGATGGCCGGGTGCCGATGGCGGACGGCGCCGGCACGGTCGAGGCGGTCGGCGAGGGCGTCACCGACTTTGCGGTGGGCGACATGGTCGTGTCGTGCTTCTTTCCGGATTGGCAGGATGGCGGGCCGACCGTCGGCGATTTCGCGCGGACGCCCGGCGATGGCATCGACGGGTTCGCGCAGGAGGTGGTCGTGCTGCCGGCGACGGCCTTTACGCTCGCGCCCAAGGGCTGGGATGCGGTCGAGGCGGCGA
This window encodes:
- the gloA gene encoding lactoylglutathione lyase is translated as MTRPAGTEGFTLNQTMLRVRDPSASLAFYQDVLGMTLLQKLDFEEAAFSLYFLGFLRDGESVPSDPKERARFVFTRETTLELTHNWGTEDDPDFAGYHSGNDDPRGFGHIGISVPDVAAACARFEELGVTFRKRPDEGRMKDIAFITDPDGYWIEILSPNGMTQAVVDAGDDA